A single region of the Candidatus Woesearchaeota archaeon genome encodes:
- a CDS encoding NAD(P)-dependent oxidoreductase produces the protein MYKKIALFGGSGKLGRELNKSYEFLAPSEKEVDVTNYDKIYNYLEKTEPEILIHAAALVGAKECEENKEKAYNVNVNGTYNVARACAELKIKLVYISTDTIFDGKKGDYKEEDMPNPINFYSLTKLIGESYVKMVENSLIIRTSFFDKNNFPYKKVFIDQYTCRMPLDELVKDIMLTIKINLKGVVHIAGKRDTLYNIIKKYNPKIEKTTRKESGLNLPEDLSLNTDKWNKIKGEFK, from the coding sequence ATGTACAAAAAAATAGCTTTATTTGGTGGAAGTGGGAAACTAGGCAGAGAATTAAATAAAAGTTATGAATTTCTAGCACCTTCTGAAAAAGAAGTAGATGTTACAAATTATGATAAAATTTATAATTATTTAGAAAAAACTGAACCTGAAATTTTAATTCATGCAGCTGCATTAGTTGGTGCTAAAGAATGTGAAGAAAACAAAGAAAAAGCCTATAATGTTAATGTAAATGGAACTTATAATGTTGCTAGGGCATGTGCTGAATTAAAGATTAAATTGGTGTATATTAGTACAGATACAATTTTTGATGGTAAAAAAGGAGATTATAAAGAAGAGGATATGCCTAATCCAATAAACTTTTACTCATTAACTAAATTAATTGGAGAAAGCTATGTTAAGATGGTTGAAAACTCTTTGATAATAAGGACTTCATTTTTTGATAAGAATAATTTTCCTTACAAAAAAGTTTTTATAGACCAATATACTTGCAGAATGCCTTTAGATGAATTAGTTAAAGACATTATGCTTACAATTAAAATAAATTTAAAGGGAGTAGTTCATATTGCGGGAAAAAGAGATACTTTATATAATATTATTAAAAAGTATAATCCTAAAATAGAAAAAACAACAAGAAAAGAATCTGGTCTTAATCTACCAGAGGATTTGTCATTAAATACAGATAAATGGAATAAAATTAAAGGTGAATTTAAATGA
- a CDS encoding DHH family phosphoesterase, which translates to MHNFLESIKNSAEKFKSISPKFVRIISHLDTDGLCSAAILIATMQRLNINFSLSILTQLDEKIIEGIQKESCSCIIFSDLGSSQLNFLSGLHGKDVFILDHHKPREAPCSFTHVNPHLFEIDGGFNISGAGVSYLFAKALDEQNIDLAHIAIIGAIGDFQENNGFRGLNDLILKDAILAQKIIVKTGLKIFGAQTRSLAKAIQLSTEPYIPGVTGFENASIEFLKSLNISPQKKLPELTQEELQKLVTAIIMKRMSTEDNPEDVLGNLYYLNSEPEDSPIRDLREFSTLLNATGRLKKSSLGIGTLLNDSKIKAIAINTLNDYKKELLDSLNWFYNNRKTNSIVEGKNYVIINGGDNIKETIVATLAMMICKSNLYKPATYIMAIAYTFNNEIKVSMRMVSPPEGVDLRKPLQQMIERVGSGEMGGHSLACGGVIKLEYEPKLIAAAKEVFEQYAMEL; encoded by the coding sequence ATGCACAACTTCCTAGAATCTATAAAAAATTCTGCAGAAAAGTTCAAATCAATTTCACCAAAATTTGTAAGAATTATCTCTCATTTAGATACTGATGGTTTGTGTAGTGCTGCAATTCTAATTGCTACAATGCAAAGATTAAATATTAATTTTTCTTTATCCATACTCACTCAACTTGATGAAAAAATCATTGAAGGTATTCAAAAAGAAAGTTGCTCTTGCATAATCTTTTCAGATTTAGGTTCAAGTCAATTAAATTTTCTTTCAGGTTTGCACGGAAAAGATGTTTTTATTTTAGACCATCACAAACCAAGAGAAGCACCATGTAGTTTTACGCATGTAAACCCGCACTTATTTGAAATTGATGGCGGTTTTAATATTTCTGGTGCAGGTGTCTCATATTTATTTGCAAAAGCTTTAGATGAGCAAAATATAGATTTGGCCCATATAGCTATTATAGGTGCAATTGGAGACTTTCAAGAAAATAATGGTTTTAGAGGTTTAAATGATTTAATTTTAAAAGACGCAATACTTGCTCAAAAGATTATTGTTAAAACAGGACTTAAAATTTTTGGTGCGCAAACAAGATCACTTGCAAAAGCAATTCAACTTTCTACAGAACCCTATATTCCTGGAGTAACTGGATTTGAAAATGCTTCAATAGAGTTTTTAAAATCCTTAAATATTTCTCCACAAAAAAAACTTCCAGAATTAACACAAGAAGAATTGCAAAAATTAGTTACCGCAATAATTATGAAAAGAATGTCTACAGAAGATAATCCTGAAGATGTGCTAGGAAATTTATATTATTTAAATTCAGAGCCTGAAGATTCTCCAATAAGAGATTTAAGAGAATTTTCAACTTTATTAAATGCAACTGGAAGATTAAAAAAATCAAGTTTAGGTATTGGTACTCTATTAAATGATTCAAAAATTAAAGCAATAGCTATAAACACTTTGAATGATTATAAAAAAGAACTTTTAGATTCTCTAAATTGGTTTTATAACAATAGAAAAACAAATAGCATCGTTGAAGGAAAAAATTATGTTATTATTAATGGCGGAGATAATATTAAAGAAACAATTGTTGCAACTCTAGCAATGATGATTTGCAAATCAAATCTTTACAAGCCTGCAACTTATATTATGGCTATAGCTTACACTTTTAATAATGAAATCAAAGTTTCAATGAGGATGGTTTCACCACCTGAAGGAGTAGATCTAAGAAAACCTTTACAACAAATGATAGAGAGAGTAGGCTCTGGAGAAATGGGTGGCCATTCTTTAGCCTGTGGTGGTGTGATTAAGCTAGAATACGAACCTAAACTCATAGCTGCTGCAAAAGAGGTTTTTGAGCAATATGCTATGGAATTATAA
- a CDS encoding 30S ribosomal protein S15: MARMYSRKKGRAGSTKPSVLKIPTWERYDPKEVETLVQKLAKSGKSSSEIGIILRDTYGIPTVKPIVNKKITEILKENKLGSKIPEDLIALIKKDIKIMKHLEQNRKDQPAKRGMTITESKINKLVKYYKKKGILPQAWKYEKENAKLLIE; encoded by the coding sequence ATGGCAAGAATGTATTCAAGAAAAAAAGGAAGAGCCGGTTCAACTAAACCAAGTGTTCTTAAAATACCTACTTGGGAAAGATACGATCCAAAAGAAGTTGAAACTCTAGTTCAAAAGCTTGCTAAATCAGGAAAATCAAGTTCAGAAATTGGAATAATTCTAAGAGATACCTATGGTATCCCAACTGTAAAACCCATAGTTAACAAAAAAATAACTGAAATATTAAAAGAAAATAAACTAGGTTCAAAAATACCTGAAGATTTAATCGCATTAATAAAAAAAGATATTAAAATTATGAAACACCTTGAGCAGAACAGAAAAGATCAACCTGCAAAAAGAGGAATGACAATCACAGAATCAAAAATAAACAAATTAGTGAAGTATTATAAGAAAAAAGGCATTCTCCCACAAGCGTGGAAGTATGAGAAAGAAAACGCTAAGTTGCTTATAGAATAA
- a CDS encoding NAD-dependent epimerase/dehydratase family protein — protein MDPDKKTVLVTGAAGFIGSHLSDALVAKGYNLIGVDNLQTGFLKNLEYAYNFDNFKFIKADVNNFNEISPIFYTFKPNFVYHYSATVGVKRTLEKPSEVLNDIDGIKNILLLSKSTSLEKVLFSSSSEVYGEPVTLPQNESTTPLNSRLPYAVVKNLGEVFLKTYQKEHNLNYTIFRFFNTFGPRQSENFVISKFIKSALKNEPITLYGDGTQTRTFIYIQDNINVTVQAIENSLFNNQTINIGSEKEITVKELAEKIILLTNSKSQITYLPALKEGDMTRRQPNTKLMQELTKNKLTDFEEGLKKTIEYFISH, from the coding sequence ATGGATCCAGACAAAAAGACAGTTTTAGTTACAGGTGCAGCAGGATTTATAGGCTCTCATCTATCTGACGCCTTGGTTGCAAAAGGTTATAATTTAATTGGTGTAGATAATCTCCAAACAGGATTTCTTAAAAATTTAGAATATGCTTATAATTTTGATAATTTTAAATTTATAAAAGCAGATGTAAATAATTTCAATGAAATTTCTCCAATTTTTTATACTTTTAAACCTAATTTTGTTTATCATTATTCTGCAACTGTGGGTGTCAAAAGAACCCTTGAAAAACCTTCGGAAGTTTTAAATGATATAGATGGAATAAAGAATATTCTTTTATTATCGAAATCAACAAGTTTAGAAAAAGTTTTATTTAGTTCATCAAGTGAAGTTTATGGTGAGCCTGTAACTCTCCCTCAAAATGAATCCACTACTCCTTTGAATTCAAGATTACCTTATGCAGTTGTTAAAAATTTAGGAGAAGTTTTTCTAAAAACTTATCAAAAAGAACATAATCTGAATTATACAATTTTTAGATTTTTTAATACATTTGGACCAAGACAATCTGAAAATTTTGTAATTTCTAAGTTTATTAAATCGGCATTAAAAAATGAACCTATAACTCTTTATGGTGATGGGACTCAAACAAGAACTTTTATTTATATTCAAGATAATATAAATGTAACAGTTCAAGCAATAGAAAATAGTTTATTTAACAATCAAACAATAAATATTGGTTCAGAAAAAGAGATAACTGTCAAGGAACTTGCAGAAAAAATTATTTTATTAACTAATTCAAAATCTCAAATAACTTACCTTCCAGCACTTAAAGAAGGAGACATGACTAGAAGACAGCCAAATACTAAACTAATGCAAGAACTTACAAAAAATAAACTTACAGACTTTGAAGAGGGACTTAAGAAAACAATAGAATATTTTATTTCTCATTAA